The following nucleotide sequence is from Cucumis melo cultivar AY chromosome 1, USDA_Cmelo_AY_1.0, whole genome shotgun sequence.
GATTTGATGTGGGAAAATGAAAGtcaaagagaaagaaaagagagaggaaAAGACAATCTCCCTTTTAATACTGTGCTTGCCAAGATTTCCCATCCTGTTAATTCCAGACAAATCAGAAGAGAGTAATGGGTTTTGGAGGAATGTTTGATTTAATGTCATTAAGGCCCGTTTGATCATCAtttcgttttttgtttttgaaaattaagcctatTTCTTTTCTTACAAAATAACTTTGCCTTTGTCAAGTTATTGAGTTGAATTCTTAgtcaaaatctaaaaacaaaaacaagttttcaaaaactacttaattttagttttcaaattttgactttagTTTTCGAAAACTTTTGgtaaaaagtagataacaaaaaGTTGAATGGATGTTTATAggcttaattttttaaatcaaaaatcaaatagttaCCAAACGGGTCCTAACAAAGTGGGATGTGAGAAACAAAAACTGTATTTTCTTACCTAGAAGAAATGGAGATCCGAAGTGAACCAAAGTGCAAAAATGGCTATGTCAGATTTGTGTTTTCCAGCTACCTTACTTTAGGGGATTGAACCTAAATAGCCGAAGCGATCGCTTAAGGCTTCCACCATGTCGTCgttttcgtcttcttcttttattcttcCACTGAAAAACTTTCCCAAAATCCCTCATCCAACTCTGTACCTCCACTCTCTGAAGCCTGTTGCATCTCTTCCTTTACTTCTGTTTCTTTCTTAACTGCCTTCCTTAATCCTTGCATTTCCAAAGCAAGTGCTTCAAGTTCAAATACTTCATATCCACAAAATTCTATAGGCTCAATCTTAATGTTTGagattctttcttcttcactaCTTCTGGAGCTGCTTGGTCCTTGGTCAATAGGCCTTCTCCTCTTCTTTGTTGCAGCTTCTTCAAtgtcccttttctttttctgctGGATTAATTGGTGAATGAAGTCTGGATTCTGCATTGCTCTTGCTAAGAATTTCATCATCTGTCGTTCTTTCATCTCTGTCCCTTGCAGCTTTTGTTCCATTGCTTGTATGTAAGCTCTTGTATTTTGCTGCTTACGCCTTAGCTTAACTAGTTCCATCAGCACCACTTGCTTGTCCCGTTTCAAACGGTCGAGTTCGACATCGAGTCCAAAACGACTAATTTCGATACAAGCACTGGGTTCTTGTTCGGAAGGCAAAGAGTCAGTGGTTGGTGGTTTTCTTCTCTTAATAGTTCTAAGGAGATGCTTTTGGCCTCTCAAGAAACCTTCATTTGCGAACTCCCATCTCTCGGATTAATCTTCCTAAAACCCTGGAATCATAATTCCTTTTCAAAACTCCCCACCCCAACTAAAGAAACTCTAAACCAGAATTCACAAAACTAGAGAAACCACACAaaatactaaaaagaaaaacttataaCTTATATAAGAACCTCTAACCATTCTatctataaattaaatttactCGATCTTAGAAATATTATTGAAGACATTTTGAAACTTACATAAGTGTTGAGCTGCCGGATGAAGCTTGAGAAGTTGTTATTTGTTGATAAAGTCGATGAGGTCCCAATTGCATTTGTTGTTCGTTCACCCAATAGCTCGATAAGcgatttttaaaagatttttaaattgcaaaaaaatgaaaaaataaatagaaaaaaaccAGTGAAGTAGCAACCCATAAACGATTTTTAAATGAACAAAAAACTTTTAACACAAAGAAAGATTGAATAGGAGTATCGACCTATAGAAGTTGAAATTCGGAAAGGAGAAATTGTTTGCGGATATGGAACAGAGAGTGTGAAGAAGGAGGAGAATGGGAGAGAGTGTAGAGCGCgcaaaaaattaattaattttttcataACAAAGACGACGACAAGGTTGGGCATGTGGTGGTTCGACGACGACAAGGCTGGGCACAACGGATGACGGTATTGGATTCAACGACGACTGAGCACGGGTTGGCTTGACGGATTTCTTGCAGCGGTTGTTCGGAGTAGAATTAGGGATCGAAGGCATGAGATGAAGATTAAGAGAAATAGGAATGAAATTGAGAAAATGAGAGGGATTGTAAGATCGTATGGCTTGgagagaaaagagtaaagtaagagagagaaaccattaactttttacaaaattaaaaaaaattaaaaataagctttaatgtcgctttttcAAAAGgtggatctttaatgtcggttttaaaccgacattgaaCATCCACCttttgaaaagcgacattaaagctcatttttcattttttccacctgacattaaagcccagatttcttctagtgaatagtcaaatctaaacgatcgtgtataaaagaatcttaaaaaaatcgtttagatttggatagccaaatttaaacaatcgtgtacaaaaaaataaataatgatcgTGTAggcaaatataaatgatcgtgtaccaaaagaatttagaaaaaaatcgtttagtcaaatttaaacaatcaaatctaaacgatcgtgtaaccaaattaaacggtcgtgtacagagaatcttgaaaaaaatcgtttagatttggctatccaaatctaagaaatcaaatctaaacgatccctaaacaatagtcaaatctaaatgatcatgtaccaaatatattacgcacgttgttagcgacgtggttgacgggacattttttgtattttccattgtgtgCAGCTCgtggattttttttgttttcgaaattattctatataatataaatattttgtcgttttgttatattttttaaaaaacctgtaaattaattataaacattttaatatttttatcacTTGTGAAATCAATATTAAGTAGGAGAAGAAAATGACAATAAAGCGAGCTCACAAGATCTAAAACCTTACTCTTATTAAAATAGTTTACTATATGTTTCTAATTCCTAGATATCAGATTCTAGTTTTCATATAAAGTCCCTAATATTTCAAACTATTATACTTTTATCCTTGAGTTTtcggtttttcttttttttttttttctattttagtCCATAAATTTTTTAGGTTAGTTTTTATTTGGTCTTTTAGAtttcaaaacatttttaattggacttttaagaaaattaccatttttgttgttttagtagttactatttttctttttctattattttctatatatagttttgtttagaagtatttttaaatatagtaaaataaattaaaatatttaaaaatcatTGTAGAACGCTGGGATTCTATTACGGATGCAAGGATATCAAATTTActatatttcgtaaatattttgtcgaaattataatttttctttttttgattggTTTTTCAGTCTACTTAATACATAATTATTTATTAGGATTATCATATCAAAGCTAATTATTCAATAATGTGCACAAAATTAAAGTGAAATTAGACGATGATTTCCATGTTATTTTGTTTTACCGAACTCTAGTGGCCACAATACTGTCTGGTCATTATCTCCGTCGAACGACCGTCAGCGAAGAGAGATCCATGCATAGATAGAGTCATCGTGCCCATATCAGTTGTGTTCTGTCACTGACTTCACACCACCAAGCTGCACGATCAGCCACAGACCCGCTACACATCGTCGATTAGATCTAGCCCTTCCGCCGCCGAACCTCCTCCTCGGCGCATACCACTTTATAAACATCTGACTTCTGCCCATATCAGATTCACCAAGCCCACATCATCTTGCACAACCTTAAAGACCACAGTACAACATTTCCTCTACCTCACTTGCACTGAGCCATTCAGATTTGTTTGCACGAACGCTGCCATCGCTTGTTGCTTGGTTTCGTCGTACAAATTCGTgtcaaataaataatcaaattcACTCACTAAACACTAATTTTAGTGATAATTATGGCCGACCATAGGGAGCATGCTAATTCTCTAACAAACTAATTTTCAACCACGTAAACGAAGGGGAGATTTAAGTTGAAATTGATACAAAAAAGTTAACTGCAGCGAGGGAAAGTAAAGCAAAACAAATTCTATTGAGAAACAATCTAGCTTGGGTTGTCACGACCCCCTTATCCAAAGAATTTGTTCATGGAAGTATGTGATAGTGTTATCTATTTCTGTTTAATTTAGGCTAGCTTGTTTCGTGATTTTATGGTCTTAATTCCTTGTGAAATAGGCTTTTGAAAAACTCATGGATAAGATCGATTTGGAGTTAATGTCATTTCAAGGCTAATTTAAACAATTTGGAGTCATATGATATCAACCGAATCAACCTGACAGAGCAAAATATGA
It contains:
- the LOC127148471 gene encoding heat stress transcription factor A-2e-like, whose protein sequence is SERWEFANEGFLRGQKHLLRTIKRRKPPTTDSLPSEQEPSACIEISRFGLDVELDRLKRDKQVVLMELVKLRRKQQNTRAYIQAMEQKLQGTEMKERQMMKFLARAMQNPDFIHQLIQQKKKRDIEEAATKKRRRPIDQGPSSSRSSEEERISNIKIEPIEFCGYEVFELEALALEMQGLRKAVKKETEVKEEMQQASESGGTELDEGFWESFSVEE